A single Caretta caretta isolate rCarCar2 chromosome 2, rCarCar1.hap1, whole genome shotgun sequence DNA region contains:
- the TMEM74 gene encoding transmembrane protein 74 isoform X1, whose product MACMELLYLTKKGRRSDLCNNVDWSLQAPPYEQQRDGDDMGARTAAAVAALCCDRHCKSTQRAATAGPTQAPLSSTPTPSFSWQHAAASSSIQPCCQPAHLDGEEEAEKKRACCCAQELETSFTYMDENVNLEHTRNAPSSVKSCCQVPPAQHSSCTEIPPEWAHDPPSLIAEEEDDTGSEAASGNSIDYGFISAILFLVSGILLVIISYVVPRDVTVDPNTVAAREMERLENESARIGAHLDRCVIAGLCLLTLGGVVLSSLLMMSMWKGELYRRNRFASSQESAKLYGSFNFRMKPSTNDNTLELSLVEEDAFAIDN is encoded by the coding sequence ATGGCTTGTATGGAGCTTCTGTACCTCACCAAGAAGGGTAGGCGATCGGATCTGTGCAACAACGTGGACTGGAGTTTGCAGGCCCCTCCCTACGAACAGCAGAGAGATGGGGACGATATGGGGGCTAGAACAGCAGCTGCGGTGGCAGCTCTCTGCTGCGATAGGCACTGCAAGTCTACACAAAGGGCAGCCACAGCAGGTCCCACCCAAGCACCCCTTTCCTCCACTCCTACCCCCTCCTTCTCCTGGCAGCATGCAGCAGCATCAAGCAGcatccagccctgctgccagccagctcACTTGGATGGAGAAGAAGAAGCAGAAAAGAAGAGAGCCTGCTGCTGTGCCCAGGAACTGGAGACATCGTTTACTTATATGGATGAAAATGTCAATCTGGAGCATACGAGAAACGCCCCTTCTTCTGTGAAGAGTTGCTGCCAGGTTCCCCCTGCCCAGCATAGCTCCTGTACAGAGATCCCACCCGAATGGGCTCATGATCCTCCCTCCCTGATCGCTGAGGAAGAAGATGATACTGGATCAGAAGCTGCTTCAGGGAACTCTATAGACTATGGGTTCATTAGTGCCATCTTGTTCCTGGTTAGTGGGATTTTGCTAGTTATTATTTCCTATGTGGTGCCCAGAGATGTGACTGTGGATCCTAACACTGTAGCAGCCAGGGAGATGGAGCGACTGGAGAATGAGAGCGCTAGAATCGGGGCTCACTTGGATAGGTGTGTGATCGCTGGGCTATGTCTCTTAACTCTGGGTGGTGTGGTGCTGTCCAGTTTATTAATGATGTCTATGTGGAAAGGGGAGCTGTACAGGAGGAACAGATTTGCATCCTCCCAGGAATCTGCAAAGCTGTATGGTTCTTTCAATTTTAGAATGAAACCCAGCACAAATGATAATACACTAGAGTTATCATTAGTAGAAGAAGATGCATTTGCCATAGATAATTAG